Proteins co-encoded in one Methanosarcinales archaeon Met12 genomic window:
- the cofC gene encoding 2-phospho-L-lactate guanylyltransferase: protein MKAIIPFKMENAKSRLSPLLSALERKEFAERMLEDVIHALDNSVVRKYEVLTGGTLDDAINGAIRDVQTPILIVMPDLPLIQPRHINEVVGSSADVVIAPGRGGGTNLLFLREPHLFKVQYHNTSFLRHVQIAQDRGMSVDIYDSFFVSTDMDVPEDLVELLIHGTGAAARYLCEIDVTISTISGRD, encoded by the coding sequence ATGAAGGCAATAATTCCCTTTAAAATGGAGAATGCAAAATCGCGTCTGTCTCCTCTACTTAGTGCGCTCGAGCGGAAAGAATTTGCGGAGCGCATGCTTGAGGACGTCATCCATGCACTCGACAACTCTGTGGTAAGAAAATATGAGGTGCTCACAGGAGGCACGTTGGATGATGCCATCAATGGCGCAATTCGAGATGTCCAGACGCCGATTTTGATAGTGATGCCTGACCTGCCACTGATCCAGCCCAGACACATAAACGAGGTCGTCGGCTCGAGTGCGGATGTCGTCATAGCGCCTGGGAGGGGCGGTGGGACGAATCTGTTGTTTTTGAGGGAGCCGCACCTATTCAAAGTGCAATATCATAACACAAGTTTTTTGAGACACGTCCAAATCGCACAGGATAGGGGGATGTCTGTTGATATCTATGATTCGTTCTTTGTCAGCACTGACATGGATGTGCCCGAGGATTTAGTTGAATTATTGATACATGGGACTGGCGCCGCGG